A part of Prosthecobacter sp. SYSU 5D2 genomic DNA contains:
- a CDS encoding zinc-dependent metalloprotease produces MRLLLTCLVCFATFLNAADPAPKPTPPAPTPEPGPKPAPGPIPGPPPKPIPDKPVSEPKEAKAPVPEKKENKEASAKTTPAKKKTVAELTKGHQHLTGLFDFYLDREKGTLHLYVKKDQIGPEFIYFNQTMDGVVQAGHNRGRYGSERIFRIARSFERVEFIAENTAFYFDPQSPLARAAKANTSHAVLASEMVVAEDAKGYLISATNLFLRESLLMIKPMGSEGSKAVLGKLSETKTKLQKINGYPDNTSILVEFVYENASPSWTRDSKDKNDEITDPRYVSIRVLHHLIRMPVNDFKPRFDDPRIGYFNTQVTDMTSTAPTPFRDVIHRWHLIKQKPGTALSEPVQPIVFWIENTTPVELRDTIREATLRWNQAFETAGFKDAIVVKQQPDNATWDAGDINYNVLRWTSSPNPPFGGYGPSFVNPRTGQILGADIMLEFSFLTNRLRSQRLFMELGLASPVDEAASSVLEDPKLCLDGKFAQQGLLFGHAALRLRGSRETDMKDLTREALMKLILHEVGHTLGLNHNFRASHLYDPVTIHQKEVTSKTGLTGSVMDYMPANIAPTGIKQGEYYITKPGPYDHWAIEFGYSEALEDPEADGKRLTKIAARSHQPELAFGNDADDMRRAGKGIDPRAMIYDMSADPVAYGLQRCELVKARLNDLLEKEPQEGESWHSLTQAYITLTSESANALVSMSRYIGGVYVERGFVGQAPGTVPYRPVPKAMQEAALAALSSHAFGPDAGSIPPALAAHLQQQRRGFDFRDEGEAPKLHDRIAQLQKSLLDHLLHVETQRRILDSSLYENEMTLLQVMEGLTSAIYNGDPATGPNPVRQNLQSEYLDRLIKMVNSSSYLPAAQAVAHGQIENIRLHLDRPPHSSNRVHAQFLKYKIKRGLDE; encoded by the coding sequence ATGCGCCTGCTCCTGACCTGCCTTGTCTGTTTTGCGACCTTCCTGAATGCGGCGGATCCGGCCCCGAAGCCGACGCCGCCTGCGCCAACACCAGAGCCGGGGCCGAAGCCTGCGCCGGGACCAATCCCAGGTCCGCCGCCGAAACCCATTCCTGACAAGCCGGTGAGCGAGCCGAAGGAGGCCAAGGCTCCGGTGCCGGAGAAAAAGGAGAACAAGGAGGCCTCAGCGAAAACGACGCCGGCGAAAAAGAAAACGGTGGCGGAGTTGACCAAGGGGCATCAGCACCTGACGGGGCTGTTTGATTTCTACCTGGATCGCGAAAAGGGCACACTGCACCTGTATGTGAAGAAGGACCAGATCGGCCCGGAGTTCATTTACTTTAACCAGACCATGGACGGTGTGGTCCAGGCGGGACATAACCGGGGCCGATATGGCAGTGAGCGCATCTTCCGCATCGCCCGCAGCTTTGAGCGGGTGGAGTTCATCGCGGAGAATACGGCGTTTTATTTTGATCCGCAGAGCCCCCTGGCCCGCGCGGCGAAGGCCAATACCTCCCATGCTGTGCTGGCCAGTGAGATGGTGGTGGCGGAGGATGCCAAGGGCTATCTGATCTCCGCCACAAACCTGTTCCTGCGGGAAAGCCTGCTCATGATCAAACCGATGGGCAGCGAGGGCAGCAAGGCGGTGCTGGGCAAGCTCTCTGAGACGAAGACGAAGCTGCAGAAGATCAACGGCTATCCGGACAACACGTCCATCCTGGTGGAGTTCGTTTATGAAAACGCCAGCCCTTCCTGGACGCGTGATAGCAAAGACAAGAACGATGAAATCACCGACCCGCGCTATGTCAGCATCCGCGTGCTGCACCACCTGATCCGCATGCCGGTGAATGACTTCAAACCGCGTTTTGATGACCCGCGCATCGGCTATTTCAACACGCAGGTGACGGACATGACGAGCACGGCGCCGACGCCCTTTCGCGATGTGATCCACCGCTGGCACCTCATCAAACAAAAGCCCGGCACGGCCCTGAGTGAACCCGTACAGCCCATTGTTTTCTGGATTGAGAACACCACGCCCGTGGAACTGCGCGACACCATCCGCGAGGCGACGCTGCGCTGGAACCAGGCCTTTGAAACGGCGGGTTTTAAAGACGCCATCGTGGTGAAGCAGCAGCCGGACAATGCCACCTGGGATGCGGGAGATATCAATTACAACGTGCTCCGCTGGACCTCCTCTCCCAACCCGCCCTTTGGCGGCTACGGGCCCAGTTTTGTGAACCCGCGCACGGGCCAGATCCTGGGGGCGGACATCATGCTGGAGTTCAGCTTTCTGACCAACCGCCTGCGCAGCCAGCGCCTGTTCATGGAGCTGGGCCTGGCCTCGCCAGTGGATGAGGCGGCCAGCTCTGTCCTGGAAGATCCGAAGCTGTGCCTGGACGGCAAATTTGCGCAGCAGGGCCTGCTCTTTGGCCATGCGGCCCTGCGCCTGCGCGGCAGCCGGGAAACGGACATGAAGGACCTGACGCGGGAGGCGCTGATGAAGCTGATCCTGCATGAGGTGGGCCACACCCTGGGCCTGAACCATAACTTCCGCGCCAGCCATCTTTATGACCCGGTGACCATCCACCAAAAGGAGGTCACTTCCAAGACGGGGCTGACCGGTTCCGTCATGGATTACATGCCGGCGAACATCGCCCCCACGGGCATCAAGCAGGGGGAGTATTACATCACCAAACCCGGCCCCTATGACCACTGGGCCATCGAGTTCGGCTACAGCGAGGCGCTGGAAGACCCTGAGGCGGATGGCAAACGGCTGACAAAAATCGCCGCCAGGTCTCATCAGCCGGAGCTGGCCTTTGGCAATGATGCCGATGACATGCGCCGCGCGGGCAAGGGCATAGACCCGCGGGCGATGATTTATGACATGAGCGCAGATCCTGTGGCCTATGGCCTGCAACGCTGCGAACTGGTGAAAGCCCGCCTTAATGACCTGCTGGAAAAAGAACCGCAGGAGGGAGAAAGCTGGCACAGCCTGACCCAGGCCTACATCACGCTGACCAGTGAATCCGCCAATGCGCTCGTCTCCATGTCCCGCTACATCGGCGGCGTGTATGTGGAGCGCGGTTTTGTGGGCCAGGCGCCCGGCACCGTTCCCTACCGGCCAGTGCCGAAAGCGATGCAGGAAGCCGCTTTGGCCGCTCTTTCTTCCCACGCCTTTGGCCCGGATGCCGGGAGCATCCCGCCGGCCCTGGCCGCACACCTGCAGCAGCAGCGGCGCGGCTTTGACTTCCGGGACGAAGGGGAGGCCCCCAAGCTGCATGACCGCATCGCCCAGTTGCAGAAGTCTTTGTTAGACCACCTCCTGCATGTGGAGACCCAGCGCCGCATCCTGGACAGCAGCCTGTATGAAAACGAAATGACCCTGCTCCAGGTGATGGAAGGCCTGACCAGCGCCATCTACAACGGCGATCCCGCCACCGGGCCGAACCCTGTCCGCCAAAATCTGCAGAGCGAGTATCTGGACCGCCTCATCAAAATGGTCAACAGCAGCAGCTACCTGCCCGCCGCGCAGGCCGTGGCCCATGGCCAGATTGAAAACATCCGGCTCCACCTGGACAGGCCGCCTCATAGCAGCAACCGGGTGCATGCCCAGTTCCTGAAGTACAAGATCAAGCGCGGCCTGGACGAATAG
- a CDS encoding biopolymer transporter ExbD: MKLESHLPRQSPWLYITPLLNAILLLLVYFLFSSGFVIQSGITVEKPRSSSRLTGFDRAHIITIAPGTEIPLYFDGKRVTFEELTERLVEGRAGERRVIIHHDRQAPSGRVVEVVNLAQELGYEAALSTTPTSAPMVR, translated from the coding sequence ATGAAGCTTGAAAGTCATCTGCCGAGGCAAAGTCCCTGGCTCTACATCACCCCGCTGCTGAATGCCATTCTGCTGCTCCTGGTGTATTTCCTCTTTAGCAGCGGCTTCGTCATCCAGTCCGGCATCACGGTGGAAAAGCCGCGCTCCTCCAGCCGGCTCACCGGCTTTGACCGCGCCCACATCATCACCATCGCCCCGGGGACTGAGATTCCGCTCTATTTTGATGGCAAGCGGGTAACTTTTGAGGAGCTGACCGAGAGGCTGGTGGAAGGCCGTGCCGGAGAACGGCGGGTTATCATCCATCACGACCGCCAGGCGCCCAGCGGCCGCGTGGTGGAGGTGGTCAACCTGGCCCAGGAGCTCGGCTATGAGGCGGCCCTCTCCACCACCCCCACCTCAGCGCCCATGGTCCGATGA
- a CDS encoding M20 family metallopeptidase — MSPVIQTLADLVRINSVNSSYDGGPGERAIATYVREFFEQRGIEVWEQEVFPGRPNVIARLPGFNPQRRVVLEAHTDTVSVQGMTIPPFDPVIRDGRMYGRGTCDTKAGLATMMHALASLKEAGLTPPCEVLLAAVVDEEYSYRGVVRLCEDLRADAAIVAEPTELRAVIATKGVLRCRLTVQGRSAHSSKPHLGINAITQMARVIAAIEENSQGLKSRQHPLTGHGTCNIGVITGGVQVNFVPDRCSIELDRRLLPGERAEDAVAAYRHLLTTLPDIQATLDEPLLLVDEGLDTPPDDAVMQTAAQVLTAMGLDPAPGGVPFGCDASKLSRAGIPSIVFGPGSIDRAHTADEYVELDQVEQAAEFQKRFLLAFT; from the coding sequence ATGTCCCCCGTCATCCAGACCCTGGCCGATCTCGTCCGCATCAACAGCGTGAACTCCTCCTATGACGGCGGTCCGGGCGAACGCGCGATCGCCACTTATGTCCGTGAGTTTTTCGAGCAGCGCGGCATCGAGGTCTGGGAGCAGGAGGTCTTTCCAGGCCGGCCAAACGTCATCGCCCGCCTGCCCGGGTTCAATCCGCAGCGCCGGGTCGTGCTGGAGGCCCACACGGACACCGTCTCCGTGCAGGGCATGACCATTCCGCCGTTTGACCCGGTGATCCGCGACGGCCGCATGTATGGGCGCGGCACCTGCGATACCAAAGCCGGCCTGGCCACCATGATGCACGCCCTCGCCTCGCTAAAAGAAGCCGGTCTCACCCCGCCGTGCGAGGTCCTGCTGGCGGCGGTGGTGGACGAGGAGTACTCGTATCGCGGAGTGGTGCGCCTGTGCGAGGACCTGCGTGCCGATGCCGCGATCGTGGCCGAGCCGACCGAACTGCGCGCCGTCATCGCCACCAAGGGTGTGCTCCGCTGCCGCCTCACCGTCCAGGGCCGGTCCGCCCACAGCTCCAAGCCCCACCTGGGCATCAATGCCATCACCCAGATGGCCCGCGTCATTGCCGCCATTGAAGAGAACAGCCAGGGCCTGAAGTCCCGCCAGCACCCGCTCACTGGCCACGGCACCTGCAACATCGGCGTCATCACCGGCGGCGTGCAGGTTAATTTTGTTCCCGACCGCTGCAGCATCGAGTTGGACCGCCGCCTGCTTCCTGGCGAGCGCGCAGAGGACGCAGTGGCCGCCTACCGCCACCTCCTCACCACCCTCCCAGACATCCAGGCCACCCTCGATGAGCCCCTGCTCCTGGTGGATGAAGGCCTGGATACCCCTCCCGACGACGCCGTGATGCAGACCGCCGCGCAGGTCCTCACGGCCATGGGCCTGGACCCCGCGCCCGGCGGTGTGCCCTTTGGCTGCGATGCCAGCAAGCTCTCCCGCGCCGGCATTCCCAGCATCGTCTTCGGCCCCGGCAGCATTGACCGCGCCCACACGGCGGATGAATACGTCGAGCTGGACCAAGTGGAACAAGCCGCCGAGTTCCAAAAAAGATTCCTCCTCGCCTTCACGTAA
- a CDS encoding amidohydrolase family protein, protein MPSLSRRQFLTTAAAATLGTQFSQCASATLPGGSAIDAHVHVWTPDTDRYPLAPGFEKRTIAPASFTPEELFAQCRPQDVGRIVLIQMSFYKFDNRYMLDSIAAHPGVFSGVAIVDETAPHLRTRMQDLAKGGVRGFRIVSGKNAASWLTDPAMTEMWKIAADEGLNMCLLINPDDLAMVDKMCVKFPQTPVVVDHFARVGMAGPVSRAHLDRLLHLSVHKNLTLKTSAFYALGKKTPPYTDLAPMIKECHQYFGAQRLMWASDCPFQVDPGHTYQDSIALIRDRLDFLSATDKAWMLGKTAEKVFFGKTA, encoded by the coding sequence ATGCCCTCCCTGTCCCGCCGCCAGTTCCTCACCACCGCCGCCGCCGCCACCCTCGGCACCCAGTTCAGCCAGTGCGCCAGCGCCACCCTTCCTGGCGGCAGCGCCATTGATGCGCATGTGCATGTCTGGACGCCGGATACCGACCGCTATCCCCTGGCCCCCGGCTTTGAAAAACGGACCATCGCCCCGGCCAGCTTTACGCCGGAGGAGCTCTTCGCCCAATGCCGTCCGCAAGACGTCGGCCGCATCGTGCTCATCCAGATGAGCTTCTACAAGTTCGACAACCGCTACATGCTGGACAGCATCGCCGCGCACCCCGGTGTCTTCAGTGGCGTCGCCATTGTGGATGAGACGGCGCCGCACCTGCGCACCCGCATGCAGGACCTGGCCAAGGGAGGCGTGCGCGGCTTCCGTATCGTCAGCGGCAAAAACGCCGCCTCGTGGCTGACCGATCCCGCGATGACTGAGATGTGGAAAATCGCCGCCGATGAAGGCCTCAACATGTGCCTGCTCATCAATCCCGATGACCTCGCGATGGTGGACAAGATGTGCGTGAAATTTCCACAGACACCCGTCGTCGTGGACCACTTCGCCCGCGTCGGCATGGCCGGCCCGGTGAGCCGCGCACACCTGGACCGCCTGCTGCATCTTTCCGTCCACAAAAACCTGACCCTGAAGACCTCCGCCTTCTACGCCCTCGGCAAAAAGACACCGCCTTATACCGACCTCGCCCCGATGATCAAGGAGTGCCATCAGTACTTCGGTGCCCAGCGCCTCATGTGGGCCAGCGACTGCCCTTTCCAGGTGGACCCTGGTCATACCTATCAAGACTCCATCGCCCTAATCCGCGACCGACTGGATTTCCTTTCCGCCACGGACAAAGCGTGGATGCTCGGCAAAACGGCGGAGAAGGTTTTCTTCGGCAAAACGGCCTGA
- a CDS encoding ribonuclease HII, with protein MPSLEHENRLRSSGHRVIVGIDEAGRGPLAGPVSVAAVVLPEAYEHPLLNDSKQLTHAKRELLYEELTQDERIRWHCVMIGVADIDRVNILQATWLGMRRCALELDPRPCAALIDGRPVRDFPLPQVALVKGDSLSYSIAAASIIAKVSRDRLMVQMALQYPGYGFEIHKGYPTPRHQEALKKLGPCPEHRRSFSPVAQMELDLF; from the coding sequence ATGCCCAGCCTCGAACACGAAAACCGCCTTCGGTCCTCCGGGCACCGGGTCATCGTGGGCATTGACGAGGCAGGACGCGGACCGCTGGCGGGGCCGGTCTCGGTGGCGGCGGTGGTGCTGCCAGAAGCCTATGAGCACCCGCTGCTGAATGACTCCAAACAGCTCACGCATGCCAAACGCGAGCTGCTTTATGAGGAGCTGACGCAGGATGAGCGCATCCGCTGGCACTGCGTCATGATTGGCGTGGCGGACATTGACCGCGTGAACATCCTGCAGGCCACCTGGCTGGGCATGCGCCGCTGTGCGCTGGAGCTGGATCCCCGCCCTTGTGCAGCCCTCATTGACGGGCGGCCCGTGCGCGACTTTCCCCTGCCCCAGGTGGCGCTGGTGAAGGGCGACAGCCTCAGCTACTCCATCGCCGCCGCCAGCATCATCGCCAAGGTCAGCCGCGACCGCCTCATGGTACAGATGGCCCTGCAGTATCCGGGCTACGGTTTTGAGATTCACAAAGGCTACCCTACCCCCCGCCATCAGGAGGCGCTGAAAAAACTGGGCCCCTGCCCCGAGCACCGACGCAGTTTCAGCCCGGTGGCGCAGATGGAGTTGGATTTGTTTTGA
- a CDS encoding phosphoribosylanthranilate isomerase has translation MFPHTPSPPAVKICGITQEQQARDIIALGADALGINFWPKSKRYLPVEKAALWLPELRAATTLVAVMVNPDRALLDRLLADGLAHILQLHGDEPPAEVERLMEAGAQVIKALQIRDRDSLDQIGQFPCETLLLDAYNPGLYGGTGETFPWDLAVAAQERYPEKKIILSGGLTAANVREAVQQTHPAAVDVASGVESAPGIKDLDLVRRFIEQARLG, from the coding sequence ATGTTCCCCCACACCCCTTCCCCCCCCGCTGTGAAAATCTGCGGCATCACCCAGGAACAGCAGGCACGCGATATCATCGCTCTGGGGGCAGATGCGCTGGGCATCAATTTCTGGCCCAAGTCCAAACGCTATCTGCCCGTGGAAAAAGCCGCCCTCTGGCTGCCGGAACTGCGGGCGGCAACGACACTCGTGGCTGTGATGGTGAATCCTGACCGGGCGCTGCTGGACCGGTTGCTGGCGGATGGACTGGCGCACATTTTGCAATTGCACGGAGATGAGCCGCCAGCTGAGGTGGAGCGGCTTATGGAAGCGGGTGCCCAGGTGATCAAGGCCCTGCAAATCCGCGACCGGGATTCCCTGGACCAGATCGGCCAGTTTCCCTGCGAGACTCTACTGCTGGATGCCTACAACCCAGGCCTCTACGGAGGCACCGGGGAAACTTTTCCCTGGGACCTGGCCGTGGCCGCCCAGGAGCGGTATCCGGAGAAAAAAATCATCCTCTCCGGTGGTCTGACGGCGGCCAATGTGCGGGAGGCCGTGCAGCAAACGCATCCTGCGGCGGTGGACGTGGCCAGCGGCGTGGAATCGGCCCCAGGGATCAAGGATCTAGACCTGGTGCGGCGGTTTATTGAGCAGGCCCGATTGGGGTGA
- a CDS encoding glycosyltransferase yields the protein MPERHAPCRSVFLIRDLGHGGAQRQLVTLARALAARGGFEVTVVHFYPGPFEKELQAAGVKTVCVGKRWRWDLLGFFVRLVRVMRGLRPEVIHGYLHESNLMALALKPLCGFPRVVWGIRDSKTDADTWGVLGKLSFRLNCLFSGFADCIIANSCAGRDYYAQQGYPEGKFEVVPNGIDTDRFQPAPGGGGNTFTLIGRLHPMKDLATFIRALAVVPGVSGRIIGSGDAAYAAEMRRLAETLAVAERLSWEPARDDLPKVYPGLDCVVSTSAFEGFSNVLGEAMACGVACIASDAGDSAWLVGDGRWVFPAGNMGALVDRMNWFVNLTPEERAALGRKNRQRVLDHFTVDRMVERTAEIMLPGSRQEAVVWITTGLGTGGAEMMLAQLVTGLKGYRHKVISLTAGGKHVETMRAAGAAVFTLDMPAGRPTLAGLWRMLKLMRQVHPAVTMGWMYHGCLAAVLARLAVRTRVVWNIRQSLYDLSLEKRGSALVIRTLAWLSRIPEVITYNSKVSAGQHEALGYSATKTRLVPNGFDVEKWAPLKPGAEKRGGMGRFGRYTAMKDYPVFLEAAALVLKEMPGVSCRVAGTGVEETNEELMARVRQLGLTGCVEVLGERDDLPELTAGLDVAVSSSAFGEGFPNVVGEAMACGVPVVATDIGDTAWVMGDTGCLVPPQDARALAEACLKVLRLPEAERLRMGQAGRERILRHFSLEQVLRQFEDVLSPRLPFQCATKTLTEADGGVRAPI from the coding sequence ATGCCCGAACGCCATGCGCCATGCCGATCTGTCTTTCTCATCCGTGACCTGGGTCACGGCGGGGCGCAGCGGCAGTTGGTCACGCTGGCCCGGGCGCTGGCGGCGCGCGGCGGGTTCGAAGTCACGGTGGTGCATTTTTATCCGGGTCCGTTTGAGAAGGAGCTGCAGGCCGCCGGGGTGAAGACCGTCTGCGTGGGCAAGCGCTGGCGCTGGGACTTGCTGGGCTTCTTCGTCCGCCTGGTGCGGGTCATGCGAGGGCTGCGGCCGGAGGTCATCCACGGTTATCTCCATGAATCCAACCTCATGGCGCTGGCGCTGAAGCCGCTGTGCGGTTTTCCACGCGTGGTGTGGGGCATCCGGGATTCCAAGACCGACGCGGATACCTGGGGCGTGCTGGGAAAGCTGAGCTTCCGGCTGAACTGCCTGTTTTCCGGTTTTGCGGACTGCATCATCGCCAATTCCTGCGCTGGACGGGACTATTATGCACAGCAGGGTTATCCCGAAGGGAAGTTTGAGGTGGTGCCGAACGGGATAGACACGGACCGCTTTCAACCGGCACCGGGTGGCGGCGGGAACACTTTTACCCTGATCGGGCGGCTGCACCCGATGAAGGACCTGGCCACCTTTATCCGCGCCCTGGCCGTGGTGCCGGGGGTGAGCGGGCGCATCATCGGCAGCGGCGATGCCGCGTATGCGGCGGAGATGCGCAGGCTGGCGGAGACTCTGGCCGTGGCCGAACGGCTCAGCTGGGAACCGGCGCGGGATGATTTGCCGAAGGTGTATCCGGGCCTGGACTGCGTGGTGTCCACCTCGGCGTTTGAGGGATTTTCCAATGTGCTCGGGGAGGCCATGGCCTGCGGTGTGGCCTGCATCGCCAGTGATGCGGGAGATTCCGCGTGGCTGGTCGGTGATGGCCGCTGGGTCTTCCCGGCGGGAAACATGGGGGCGCTAGTGGACCGGATGAACTGGTTTGTCAATTTGACGCCGGAAGAGCGGGCTGCCCTGGGCCGGAAAAATCGCCAGCGTGTGCTGGACCATTTCACCGTGGACCGGATGGTGGAACGCACCGCTGAGATCATGCTGCCCGGCAGCCGGCAGGAGGCGGTGGTCTGGATCACCACGGGGCTGGGCACCGGCGGCGCAGAGATGATGCTGGCGCAACTGGTCACAGGGCTGAAAGGCTATCGTCACAAAGTCATCTCCCTGACGGCGGGCGGCAAGCATGTGGAAACGATGCGGGCGGCGGGTGCGGCGGTCTTCACCCTGGACATGCCCGCTGGCAGGCCCACGCTGGCAGGGCTCTGGCGGATGTTGAAGCTGATGCGGCAGGTGCACCCGGCTGTGACGATGGGCTGGATGTACCATGGCTGCCTGGCTGCGGTGCTGGCGCGGCTGGCGGTGCGCACACGGGTGGTGTGGAACATCCGGCAGTCCTTGTACGATCTGAGCCTGGAAAAGCGCGGATCCGCCCTGGTCATCCGCACGCTGGCCTGGCTGTCGCGCATTCCCGAAGTGATCACCTATAACTCCAAGGTCAGCGCGGGCCAGCATGAGGCGCTGGGTTATTCCGCCACCAAAACGCGGCTGGTCCCGAACGGCTTCGATGTGGAAAAATGGGCGCCTTTGAAACCGGGTGCGGAGAAACGGGGCGGCATGGGCCGCTTCGGCCGCTACACGGCAATGAAGGACTACCCGGTGTTTCTGGAGGCAGCGGCGCTGGTTTTAAAAGAGATGCCCGGCGTGAGCTGCCGCGTGGCCGGGACAGGCGTGGAGGAAACCAATGAGGAGCTGATGGCGCGGGTCCGCCAGCTTGGCCTAACCGGATGTGTGGAAGTGCTGGGCGAGCGGGATGATCTTCCGGAGCTGACCGCAGGCCTGGATGTGGCGGTGTCATCCTCCGCCTTTGGAGAAGGTTTTCCCAATGTGGTGGGGGAGGCGATGGCCTGCGGCGTGCCGGTGGTGGCCACGGACATCGGCGATACCGCCTGGGTCATGGGAGACACCGGCTGCCTCGTCCCACCGCAGGATGCCAGGGCGCTGGCGGAAGCCTGCCTGAAGGTGCTGCGGCTGCCTGAGGCCGAGCGCCTGCGCATGGGGCAGGCGGGCCGGGAAAGGATCCTCCGGCATTTCTCCCTGGAGCAGGTGCTGAGGCAGTTTGAGGACGTGCTTTCACCCAGGCTGCCCTTTCAGTGTGCGACGAAAACTTTGACTGAAGCGGACGGGGGCGTCCGCGCTCCAATATAA
- the trxB gene encoding thioredoxin-disulfide reductase: MENVIIIGTGCAGYTAAIYMGRANLTPLILSGNQPGGQLTTTTEVENFPGFPEGIMGPELMMNMQTQAEKFGARIEYTLVTGVKKTPEGHFEVTSDDGTVRQAQTVIIATGASPKHLGLPNEKGLIGHGLTSCATCDGAFYRNVPVCVIGGGDSACEEAGFLTKFASKVYLIHRRDSLRASKIMADRALANPKIEPVWNSTVAEYLTDEKGEMRAVTLENLVTGEKSELELKCVFVAIGHTPNAGFLGDLVDTDEGGYILQTEGTRTKTPGLFAAGDVADHVYRQAITAAGQGCAAALEAERYLADIGVH, from the coding sequence ATGGAAAATGTCATCATCATCGGGACCGGCTGCGCAGGATACACTGCGGCCATTTATATGGGACGCGCGAATTTGACGCCTCTGATTCTCTCAGGCAACCAGCCCGGCGGCCAGCTAACCACCACCACGGAGGTAGAAAACTTCCCCGGCTTTCCAGAGGGCATCATGGGCCCGGAGCTGATGATGAACATGCAGACCCAGGCGGAGAAATTCGGCGCACGTATTGAATACACCCTCGTCACCGGGGTGAAAAAAACTCCCGAGGGACACTTTGAAGTGACCAGTGACGACGGCACTGTACGCCAGGCGCAGACGGTCATCATCGCCACCGGGGCCTCACCCAAGCACCTGGGCCTGCCCAATGAAAAAGGCCTCATCGGCCACGGGCTGACCAGTTGCGCCACCTGCGATGGGGCCTTTTACCGCAATGTGCCGGTGTGCGTCATCGGCGGCGGCGACAGCGCCTGTGAAGAGGCCGGTTTCCTCACCAAGTTCGCCAGCAAGGTGTACCTCATCCACCGCCGCGACAGCCTCCGCGCCTCCAAGATCATGGCGGACCGCGCCCTGGCCAATCCGAAGATCGAACCGGTGTGGAACAGCACCGTGGCCGAATACCTGACCGATGAAAAGGGCGAGATGCGCGCCGTGACGCTGGAAAACCTGGTGACAGGTGAGAAAAGCGAGCTGGAGTTGAAGTGCGTGTTTGTGGCCATCGGCCACACCCCCAATGCCGGATTCCTCGGGGATCTGGTGGATACGGATGAAGGTGGCTACATCCTTCAGACGGAAGGTACCCGCACCAAGACCCCCGGCCTGTTTGCCGCCGGGGATGTGGCGGACCACGTCTATCGCCAGGCCATCACCGCTGCTGGCCAGGGCTGCGCAGCGGCGCTGGAGGCAGAGCGTTATCTTGCCGATATCGGCGTGCATTGA
- a CDS encoding MotA/TolQ/ExbB proton channel family protein: MGFSIAIFLERLSYYHRVTMNIGEFLAGLAALIRKRNYAEALQEALATRVPAGRVIHAALLRHHAPREQLKEIVQEAGQLEVPRLERYLGILNAIAHVGPLVGLLGTMIGLLDSFTNLSSANGITTPAEVARGVYQSLITSALGLVVAIPAYLCYAFLSARSRSIMHDLERAGVEIVNLIEDAKTTDNIVEFRQAGMEESAHPQTKGRSRGHRA; this comes from the coding sequence ATGGGATTCTCCATCGCCATTTTTCTGGAACGTCTCTCCTATTATCATCGGGTGACGATGAACATCGGGGAGTTTCTGGCAGGGCTTGCCGCGCTGATCCGCAAGCGCAACTACGCCGAAGCTTTGCAAGAAGCCCTGGCCACCCGGGTACCCGCAGGCCGGGTCATCCACGCGGCGCTTCTCCGCCACCACGCCCCGCGTGAGCAGCTCAAGGAGATCGTCCAGGAGGCCGGGCAGCTGGAGGTGCCGCGCCTGGAACGTTACCTGGGTATTCTGAACGCCATCGCCCACGTCGGCCCCCTTGTCGGCCTGCTCGGCACCATGATCGGGCTGCTGGACAGCTTTACCAATCTCTCCTCCGCCAATGGCATCACCACCCCTGCAGAAGTCGCCCGGGGCGTGTATCAGAGCCTCATCACCTCCGCCCTCGGCCTGGTGGTGGCCATTCCGGCCTACCTTTGTTACGCCTTTCTCAGCGCCCGCTCCCGTTCCATCATGCATGATCTGGAGCGCGCCGGCGTGGAAATCGTCAACCTCATCGAGGACGCCAAGACCACCGATAACATTGTGGAATTCCGCCAGGCCGGAATGGAAGAATCTGCCCACCCGCAGACAAAAGGACGCTCGCGCGGACATCGCGCCTGA
- a CDS encoding 3D domain-containing protein codes for MTRSILLCLTVLCAQSLAGEVKIQATKPTGTPGQILHGIRTTAYTHSEADHIKYGSRTASGTSLKYGQVRSAAADWSVYPVGTVFQIEGDSALYIVDDYGSALVGTKTIDLYKPTSSSMNIWGVRKVNIRIVKWGCFVKSLAILKPRQSKASHVREMVSRLVSRPA; via the coding sequence TTGACCCGATCCATCCTTCTTTGCCTGACCGTTTTGTGTGCCCAGTCCCTCGCGGGGGAAGTCAAAATCCAAGCCACAAAGCCGACAGGCACACCAGGTCAGATCCTGCATGGAATTCGCACCACCGCCTACACCCACTCTGAGGCGGATCACATCAAGTACGGCAGCCGCACGGCTTCCGGCACCAGCTTGAAGTACGGGCAGGTCCGCAGCGCGGCGGCAGACTGGTCCGTCTATCCGGTAGGCACCGTCTTCCAGATCGAAGGCGACAGCGCCCTCTACATTGTGGACGATTACGGGTCCGCACTTGTTGGTACGAAGACCATTGATCTCTACAAGCCGACGAGCTCGTCCATGAACATCTGGGGCGTGCGCAAGGTGAACATCCGCATCGTCAAGTGGGGTTGCTTTGTCAAAAGCCTGGCCATTTTGAAGCCCCGCCAGTCGAAAGCTTCTCACGTGCGTGAAATGGTTTCACGGCTGGTCTCGCGCCCTGCTTGA